In Mycteria americana isolate JAX WOST 10 ecotype Jacksonville Zoo and Gardens chromosome 3, USCA_MyAme_1.0, whole genome shotgun sequence, a single genomic region encodes these proteins:
- the CCDC167 gene encoding LOW QUALITY PROTEIN: coiled-coil domain-containing protein 167 (The sequence of the model RefSeq protein was modified relative to this genomic sequence to represent the inferred CDS: deleted 2 bases in 1 codon), translating into MAAAARTWPRSRWRRAEACACAATARAGTMGRRREGLSVALEIDGLEEKLARCRQSMEEVDLKLRREKLSPEGRKSLERERNLLMTKADNYEKELSVLRKENRKNAALAVAMGLLIALIYACWTM; encoded by the exons ATGGCGGCAGCCGCGCGGACGTGGCCGCGCTCG CGGTGGCGCAGAGCGGAAGCCTGCGCATGCGCGGCTACGGCCCGGGCGGGGACCATGGGCAGGAGGCGAGAGGGGCTGAGCGTGGCCCTGGAG ATTGATGGACTGGAGGAGAAGCTGGCACGTTGCAGACAGAGCATGGAGGAGGTGGATCTTAAACTGCGCAGGGAGAAGCTCAGCCCTGAAGGAAG AAAgtcactggagagagagagaaacttaCTAATGACCAAAGCCGACAACTATG aGAAAGAACTGAGTGTGCTTCGTAAGGAAAATCGCAAGAATGCTGCCCTTGCTGTGGCCATGGGGTTGCTGATTGCTCTTATTTACGCCTGCTGGACAATGTGA